The window TGATTTCCGCCAGCAAGACTTCGATGGGGACTTTTTGTTCATACATGGTTACTCTCCTTTGGTAATGGCAGGGTGAAATAAAAAGTGGCGCCCGACCCCGATTCCGATTCTACCCAGATCCGGCCACCGTGACGAACCACGATCCGCTGGCAGAGTGACAGGCCGATACCGGTTCCGGGGTACTCTTCCCTGGTGTGCAACCGATGGAAGAGTTGGAAAATCCGGTCCTGATCCTCTTTTTTTATGCCGATGCCGTTATCGCGCACCGAAAAGAGCAGTTCCTTGTCCTGTTGGATCGCGTCAACATGAATCCGGGGGATTTCTCCAGGCTTGCTGAATTTCAGAGCGTTGCCCACCAGATTCTGGAAGAGCTGGTTAATCTGATTTTCGTCAGCCAGCACCTGGGGCAGGTCGCTGTTTGTCACATCGGCTCCCGCCTCTTCAATGGACAAAGACAGGTTGGCCAGTGCCGTCTTGAGGCAATTGGTGCTGTCCACCAGTTCCGGCTCCTGCCCCTTGGTGGTGATGCGGGAATAGGCAAGCAGATCGTTGATCATGCGCTGCATACGTTCGGCGCCGTCTGCAGCGTAATTGATAAAGTCGTCGGCATCGGCGTCCAGCTTACCCTTGTAGCGCCGGGCCAGCAGCTTGACATAGCTTGCCACCATCCGCAGAGGTTCCTGCAGATCATGGGAAGCGGCATAGGCAAATTGCTCCAGCTCACGGTTGGAGCGTTCCAATTCCTCTGTGCGCTCCTGCACCTGGATTTGCAGCATCTTCTGGACAGTTATATCCCGGTCTGCACCCCGGTAGCCGAGAAGGTCGCCCTGGTCATCGAGCAGGGGAACACCATTGGTTACGAGGCAAACCCTCCGCCCGTTTTTCGCTACATTCCAGTTTTCCAGGTCTACCAGTGGCGCCTTTTGCTCAACCAGTTCCAGAAACGCGGTACGGCCCCGCCCCTGTTCTTCGGATGGCATCAGATCAAACGGTGTGCGTCCGAGCATCTCTTCGGGCCGGTATTTCAAGACCCTCTGTATTCCTTCGGAACAGAATGTGTAACATCCTTTCGCATCAACTTCCCAGATCCAGTCGCTGGTACTGTTCAGGATATCCCGCAAGCGGTTTTCGCTGGAGAGCAATTGCGCTTCCATCCGCTTGCGCTCCGTGATATTCCGACCGATGCCAAGCACACCGAGTACACTCCCATTGGCATCGAAAACCGGCACCTTACGAGTTTCCAGAGTTACGTGACGGCCATCGGACCGGTAGACGACCTCTTCCTCGTTGATACTGATCCGGCCCGCCGTAATAGCTTCCTGATCTTTTTTTCGAAAGAAAGCTGCCAGCTCGCCGGAAACGAAGTCGTAATCAGTCTTGCCGAGAATATCCTTTTCAGCTGCGCCGTAGAATAACTCGAACTCCGGGTTGCAGGTTAAATAGACCCCCTCCGGGTCCTTCAGCCAGATCAGGTCCGGGATGGTATTGACTATATTGTCGAGAAACAATGTCTTTTCCCGTAAATTCTCGTCGGACTGCATCAGCGCATGGGCTTGCTCATCCACCAGCCGCTCCAGCTCCTTCTGATGTACCAGCAGGTGACCTGTAAGGGGGCGTAACAGCAACACCACGCCGGAGATCCCCAGCAATAAAAGCGCGGCATAGGCAATGCCTACCCAGATCAGAATACGATTGGCTGCCCCCATGAGAGTCTCTTTATCCTGTCCGACCGCCAGCAGCCAGTCCGCAGGCATCAAACATACCAGCACCACGAATTCCTGCTTGCCATCGGCGCGTGACCACCAACTTGAACATCGTTCCTCCCCGGCCTTGGGCACGGCGACTGTACCGGCATCTACCGCTGCAGCCAGCCCATCCTCCGTACCGGCAGGAATTAAAAGAGACTGCCAGCCGTCCGGACTACGGGTTAAAATTCTGGTACTGCTGCCCAAACGTCCAGATACCTCTGCAAGGCGTTTCCGCAGGCTGGCAAGGTTGCACATAAACAGATCCGTTCCATGAACCTGCTTCTTGTCGTCAACGATAGGGATCCGCAGTGCGAGAAATTTAGTTCCCTGGTCATCGACGCCACTACGTCCGGAAACAACCTGTTGAGGGTCACTCCCTGCCGATGGCCACATTCCCTCTTCAAGGGGTTTACCCAGACGAATCACGGGCCGTCCCTGCCGATCAAGCCGCACCATTCCCAGGAGTTCCGGGGCCTGTCTCAGGGCATCAGCCAATTTCGGTGTACTGAAGGAAACCAGTTTGTCCAAATCGATCTCACCCTGGTTGTACTGCATCAGTGCTTTGCGGATCTGTGTCCGACTGCCGACCTGTAACCCCAATCCGACAAGGTGCTGATGGTACCCCTCAACGATCAGCCGCTGCAGATCGAGTTGATGTTCCAACTCACTCAGCGCCTGCGCACTCAAGCGGTTATTCAGGGGCAAAAGCCCCAGCAGTCCCGCCGCCAGCCCCACTCCGCAGATGAGCAATACACAAAGCCCCAATAGTCTTCGTCGAAGCTGTGCGGTATTCTGAATGCTGGCTGTAGTCATGACCTTTTAGATTTTCCTTCCCGGCAGTTTAACGACGGTAAACCAGAACTGTTCGATCATCTTAACAATTTCGATAAACTGCTCGAAGTCGACGGGTTTGGTGATAAAACAATTGGCGTTGAGTTCATAAGTTTTCAGAATATCTTCCTCTGCCTTGGAGGTTGTCAGCACAACCACCGGAATAGTTTTGAGATCCTGATCCATTTTGATTTCCGCCAGGACTTCGCGACCACCCATTTTCGGCATGTTGAGATCGAGGAGAATCAAGTCGGGCCGGGCCGTCCCTGCATACCGCCCCTGACGGCGCAGATAGGCCATTGCTTCCTCGCCGTCCTGCGCGACCTGGAGATTGATGTCGATCTTGCCCTCCTTGAGGGCCTCACGGGTCAGACGTACATCACCCGGGTTGTCTTCAACCAGCAAGACTTCGATGGGGACTTTTTGTTCATACATGGTTACTCTCCTTTGGTAATGGCAGGGTGAAATAAAAAGTGGCGCCCGACCCCGATTCCGATTCTACC is drawn from uncultured Desulfobacter sp. and contains these coding sequences:
- a CDS encoding PAS domain S-box protein, with amino-acid sequence MTTASIQNTAQLRRRLLGLCVLLICGVGLAAGLLGLLPLNNRLSAQALSELEHQLDLQRLIVEGYHQHLVGLGLQVGSRTQIRKALMQYNQGEIDLDKLVSFSTPKLADALRQAPELLGMVRLDRQGRPVIRLGKPLEEGMWPSAGSDPQQVVSGRSGVDDQGTKFLALRIPIVDDKKQVHGTDLFMCNLASLRKRLAEVSGRLGSSTRILTRSPDGWQSLLIPAGTEDGLAAAVDAGTVAVPKAGEERCSSWWSRADGKQEFVVLVCLMPADWLLAVGQDKETLMGAANRILIWVGIAYAALLLLGISGVVLLLRPLTGHLLVHQKELERLVDEQAHALMQSDENLREKTLFLDNIVNTIPDLIWLKDPEGVYLTCNPEFELFYGAAEKDILGKTDYDFVSGELAAFFRKKDQEAITAGRISINEEEVVYRSDGRHVTLETRKVPVFDANGSVLGVLGIGRNITERKRMEAQLLSSENRLRDILNSTSDWIWEVDAKGCYTFCSEGIQRVLKYRPEEMLGRTPFDLMPSEEQGRGRTAFLELVEQKAPLVDLENWNVAKNGRRVCLVTNGVPLLDDQGDLLGYRGADRDITVQKMLQIQVQERTEELERSNRELEQFAYAASHDLQEPLRMVASYVKLLARRYKGKLDADADDFINYAADGAERMQRMINDLLAYSRITTKGQEPELVDSTNCLKTALANLSLSIEEAGADVTNSDLPQVLADENQINQLFQNLVGNALKFSKPGEIPRIHVDAIQQDKELLFSVRDNGIGIKKEDQDRIFQLFHRLHTREEYPGTGIGLSLCQRIVVRHGGRIWVESESGSGATFYFTLPLPKESNHV
- a CDS encoding response regulator is translated as MYEQKVPIEVLLVEDNPGDVRLTREALKEGKIDINLQVAQDGEEAMAYLRRQGRYAGTARPDLILLDLNMPKMGGREVLAEIKMDQDLKTIPVVVLTTSKAEEDILKTYELNANCFITKPVDFEQFIEIVKMIEQFWFTVVKLPGRKI